In Bacillus sp. NP247, one DNA window encodes the following:
- the thiM gene encoding hydroxyethylthiazole kinase, whose translation MNMKEISKVADLVRESNPLVHNITNVVVTNFTANGLLALGASPVMAYAKEEVAEMASIAGALVLNMGTLRSEEVEAMLLAGKSANTNGVPVLFDPVGAGATSYRTEVARHIPAEIDLAVIRGNAAEIANVINEKWEIKGVDAGTGNGNVVNIAKQAADELNTVAVITGEEDVVTDGERTILIRNGHPILTKVTGTGCLLTSVIGAFVAVEKDYVKATVAALIFYGVAAEIAASKTVKNGPGSFQIEFLNQLANTTSDDIKKYGKIEVI comes from the coding sequence ATGAATATGAAAGAAATTAGTAAAGTAGCGGATTTGGTAAGAGAGTCTAATCCGCTCGTTCATAATATTACAAATGTTGTTGTAACAAATTTTACAGCAAACGGTTTATTAGCATTAGGGGCATCGCCTGTAATGGCGTATGCAAAAGAAGAAGTAGCAGAAATGGCTAGCATTGCTGGAGCTCTTGTATTAAATATGGGTACACTTCGTTCTGAAGAGGTAGAAGCGATGTTACTTGCTGGAAAATCGGCAAATACAAATGGTGTACCAGTATTATTTGATCCGGTTGGGGCAGGGGCAACTTCTTATCGAACAGAAGTTGCGAGACATATTCCAGCTGAAATCGATTTAGCAGTTATCCGCGGAAATGCAGCTGAAATTGCTAATGTTATTAATGAAAAATGGGAAATTAAAGGTGTAGACGCTGGTACTGGAAATGGTAATGTTGTAAATATTGCAAAACAGGCAGCGGATGAATTAAATACAGTTGCGGTAATTACTGGAGAAGAAGACGTTGTTACAGACGGAGAGCGAACTATTCTTATTCGAAATGGCCATCCTATTTTAACGAAAGTTACTGGAACAGGTTGTTTACTAACTTCTGTAATAGGAGCATTTGTAGCAGTAGAAAAGGATTATGTAAAGGCAACAGTGGCTGCATTAATATTCTATGGAGTAGCAGCAGAAATAGCGGCTTCGAAAACAGTAAAGAATGGACCAGGAAGTTTCCAAATTGAATTTTTAAATCAGTTAGCGAATACAACTTCAGATGATATTAAGAAGTATGGAAAGATTGAGGTTATATAG
- a CDS encoding anaerobic C4-dicarboxylate transporter family protein — translation MFWLQFLTLLLCIFIGARLGGVGLGVMGGVGMAILVFVFHLQPTAPPIDVMLMILAVITAAGALQAAGGMDYLVHLAEKALRKNPKRITFFAPIVTYLFTLCAGTGHVAYSVLPVIAEVSRESGIRPERPMSIAVIASQQAITASPISAATVALLAMLADYKITLLDILKVSIPSTFIACMVAAFVASKMGKELNEDPEYLKRLKEGMIPKLEEKKEFVGAKGAKLSVILFLLGTFLVVLLGSFEALRPGWMVDGKLARLSMPNTIEMVMLTIAALIIIFCKPNVESIVSGNVFKAGATAVVAIFGIAWMGDTFFNGNLNMIQGSIQHLVTSAPWLFAIALFILSILLYSQAATVRALMPLGLSLGIPPALLIAMFPAVNGYFFIPNYGTIVAAINFDRTGTTGIGKYVLNHSFMIPGLIATFTSIGIGMLLISIMF, via the coding sequence ATGTTTTGGCTACAATTTCTTACGTTACTACTCTGCATTTTTATTGGTGCACGCTTAGGCGGCGTTGGTCTAGGAGTAATGGGTGGCGTTGGTATGGCAATACTTGTTTTCGTCTTCCACTTACAACCTACAGCTCCTCCTATTGATGTAATGCTTATGATTTTAGCAGTAATTACAGCTGCCGGTGCTTTGCAAGCTGCTGGAGGAATGGATTATCTTGTCCACCTTGCTGAGAAAGCATTACGAAAAAATCCAAAGCGCATTACATTCTTTGCTCCTATCGTTACTTATTTATTCACGCTATGCGCGGGAACTGGTCATGTCGCTTATTCTGTACTTCCCGTTATCGCCGAAGTATCTCGCGAATCAGGAATTAGACCTGAACGACCTATGTCAATTGCCGTTATCGCTTCACAGCAGGCAATTACAGCTAGTCCAATATCGGCTGCAACAGTTGCACTTTTAGCAATGTTAGCCGACTATAAAATCACCTTGTTAGATATTTTAAAAGTCAGTATTCCTTCTACTTTCATCGCTTGTATGGTAGCTGCATTCGTTGCTAGTAAAATGGGAAAAGAATTAAATGAAGATCCTGAATACTTGAAGCGATTAAAAGAGGGAATGATCCCTAAACTTGAAGAGAAAAAAGAATTTGTGGGTGCAAAAGGCGCTAAATTATCAGTTATCCTTTTCCTATTAGGAACTTTCCTTGTCGTACTTCTTGGTTCATTTGAAGCACTTCGTCCGGGATGGATGGTTGACGGGAAGTTAGCTCGTCTTTCCATGCCAAACACAATTGAAATGGTTATGTTAACTATTGCAGCTCTTATTATTATTTTCTGTAAACCAAATGTAGAAAGCATTGTGTCTGGTAACGTCTTTAAAGCGGGGGCAACAGCAGTTGTTGCTATTTTCGGTATCGCTTGGATGGGAGATACTTTCTTTAACGGAAACTTAAATATGATTCAAGGATCAATTCAGCACTTAGTGACTAGTGCACCATGGCTATTTGCTATCGCATTATTCATTCTATCTATTTTACTGTATAGTCAAGCAGCGACAGTTCGTGCTTTAATGCCACTTGGACTATCACTTGGTATTCCACCAGCTTTACTAATTGCAATGTTCCCTGCAGTAAATGGATACTTCTTCATTCCAAACTACGGGACAATCGTTGCTGCAATTAACTTTGATCGTACTGGTACAACAGGCATCGGTAAATATGTATTAAATCATAGCTTTATGATTCCGGGCCTAATTGCAACATTCACTTCTATTGGAATTGGAATGCTCTTAATTTCCATTATGTTTTAA
- a CDS encoding YhgE/Pip domain-containing protein, giving the protein MKQIWRIYKTDLRNVAKHWAAIVIVLGLMILPSLYAWFNIKASWDPYGNTKGIQIAVSNQDVGSNLRGKDINIGKEIVDSLKKDKNFGWKFVDEKQAIYGVERGDYSASITIPKDFSEKIATVLNENPQKPELDYYVNEKVNAIAPKITAKGASGLTEEVSKNFVKTANGEIFKIFNDLGIDLETNLPSIEKVKDLVFKLEAQFPEMNTLVDKALDDATRAEDVVKVAQKELPVVESVINDGQEALGNLDKFFANQDQTLKNAPGTIRNDLVAAKGVMDSAAAFTDFLMNPGVDLAIPDLSGMNGLPEFPARPDLSKLNSDGYKNIAQNINQTVNNVLSSSRAGTAYGKSVLNGLQNGQFDPEQAKKDLNAVSDRLQTGTDGISYLINFFTELQKSATTDFGNSFFKGRVDHLTNVKKGMENSNNGIKDIVNVIGTGQEVKKDVTDVANQKLDAANALIDQAEKDYNETFVADYQKAVSTVDQAKVDANAAYDNAKADYDKAKNGLEGAKADLQKAKEDIQNKGVNGLDSTKVALNSLNGQFQSGIGLIDDMIPVLESTNKVLADVNSDKNLNNGITKLNKAKSSLQKGVEATNKGITLLNNGQKPTKDVIESINNAAKGGSAQLTDVLSTYDAEIVPGFNTAIARTKEMSKNTSQILGEADKKLPDVKKLLEDSSKGLVDGQKKIADIKAEMPATEKKIKELADKIRDFESEEDIKDIIRLLKNDVEKQSDYFANPVNLKENKLFAMPNYGSAMSPFYTVLALWVGALLMVSLLTVEVHEEGANYKSHEVYFGRLLTFLTIGLSQAFIVSMGDIFLLGTYVVDKFWFVLFSLFIGGVFVCIVYSLVSIFGNVGKSMAIILLVLQVAGSGGTFPIQMTPPFFQAIYPFLPFTYAISAIRETVGGMLWDIVTRDLLVLSAFVVIMVVAALLLKTPINKSSEKFVENAKGSKIIH; this is encoded by the coding sequence ATGAAACAGATTTGGCGTATTTATAAGACAGATTTACGGAATGTAGCCAAACATTGGGCTGCAATTGTTATTGTTTTAGGGTTAATGATTTTACCATCGTTATATGCATGGTTTAACATCAAAGCTTCTTGGGATCCTTACGGAAATACGAAAGGAATCCAGATTGCAGTTTCTAACCAAGATGTTGGATCAAATTTAAGAGGGAAAGATATTAACATCGGGAAAGAAATTGTAGATTCACTTAAGAAGGACAAAAATTTCGGGTGGAAGTTTGTTGATGAAAAGCAAGCAATTTATGGAGTAGAGCGTGGAGATTATTCCGCAAGTATTACTATTCCAAAAGATTTTTCTGAAAAGATTGCAACAGTCTTGAATGAAAATCCACAGAAACCAGAACTTGATTACTATGTAAATGAAAAGGTGAATGCCATTGCACCGAAGATTACAGCTAAAGGTGCATCGGGTCTTACAGAAGAGGTTAGTAAAAACTTTGTTAAAACAGCAAACGGTGAGATTTTTAAAATCTTCAATGACCTTGGAATCGATTTAGAAACTAACTTACCAAGTATTGAGAAGGTCAAGGATCTTGTATTTAAGTTAGAAGCACAGTTCCCAGAAATGAATACACTTGTGGATAAGGCATTAGATGATGCGACTCGGGCAGAAGATGTTGTGAAAGTAGCGCAGAAAGAGTTGCCAGTTGTAGAGAGTGTTATTAATGATGGGCAGGAAGCGTTAGGGAATTTAGATAAGTTCTTTGCGAATCAAGATCAAACGTTGAAAAATGCTCCAGGAACGATAAGAAATGATTTAGTAGCAGCAAAAGGTGTTATGGATAGTGCAGCTGCATTTACTGACTTTTTAATGAATCCGGGTGTGGATTTAGCTATTCCTGATTTGTCTGGAATGAATGGATTGCCTGAATTCCCAGCGAGACCGGACCTTTCTAAGTTGAATAGTGATGGTTATAAAAATATAGCTCAAAATATTAATCAAACAGTCAATAATGTTTTAAGTTCATCCCGTGCAGGAACAGCTTATGGGAAAAGTGTTTTAAATGGATTGCAAAATGGTCAGTTTGATCCAGAACAAGCAAAGAAAGATTTAAATGCGGTATCAGATCGATTGCAAACTGGTACAGATGGTATTTCATATCTTATTAATTTCTTTACTGAACTTCAAAAGTCAGCGACGACTGATTTTGGAAATAGCTTTTTCAAAGGGCGAGTGGATCACTTAACTAATGTTAAAAAAGGTATGGAAAATTCAAACAATGGTATTAAAGATATTGTAAATGTTATCGGTACAGGACAAGAAGTAAAGAAAGATGTAACAGATGTAGCGAATCAAAAATTAGATGCAGCAAATGCATTGATTGATCAAGCGGAAAAAGATTACAATGAAACATTTGTAGCAGATTATCAAAAAGCAGTTAGCACAGTAGATCAAGCGAAAGTTGATGCAAATGCAGCATATGATAATGCAAAAGCAGATTACGATAAAGCGAAAAATGGCCTTGAAGGTGCTAAAGCAGATTTACAAAAAGCAAAAGAAGATATACAAAATAAAGGTGTTAACGGTTTAGATTCAACAAAAGTAGCTTTAAATAGCTTAAATGGTCAATTCCAATCTGGCATTGGTTTAATTGACGATATGATTCCGGTTCTAGAAAGTACAAATAAGGTTTTAGCAGATGTGAATAGTGATAAAAACCTTAATAATGGAATTACAAAGTTAAATAAAGCGAAAAGTAGTTTACAAAAAGGTGTAGAGGCAACGAATAAGGGGATTACACTTCTTAACAATGGACAGAAACCTACAAAAGATGTAATTGAAAGTATTAACAACGCTGCGAAAGGTGGGTCAGCTCAATTAACAGATGTATTATCGACGTATGATGCAGAAATTGTACCTGGCTTCAATACAGCAATCGCTCGTACAAAAGAGATGTCTAAAAATACATCTCAAATTTTAGGTGAGGCAGATAAGAAGCTTCCAGATGTGAAAAAATTACTTGAAGACTCATCAAAAGGCTTAGTAGATGGTCAAAAGAAAATTGCAGATATTAAAGCTGAAATGCCAGCTACTGAGAAAAAGATTAAAGAATTAGCAGATAAAATTCGTGATTTTGAATCTGAAGAGGATATAAAAGACATCATACGCTTATTAAAGAATGATGTTGAAAAGCAAAGTGATTACTTCGCGAATCCAGTAAATTTAAAAGAGAATAAATTATTTGCAATGCCGAACTATGGTTCAGCAATGTCACCATTCTATACAGTGCTTGCATTGTGGGTAGGCGCATTATTAATGGTTTCATTATTAACGGTAGAAGTACACGAAGAGGGCGCGAATTATAAGAGCCATGAAGTTTACTTCGGACGTTTATTAACATTCTTAACGATAGGTCTTTCACAGGCGTTTATCGTATCGATGGGTGATATATTCTTACTCGGTACGTACGTAGTCGATAAATTCTGGTTTGTGTTATTTAGTTTATTTATTGGGGGAGTATTTGTTTGTATCGTGTACTCACTCGTTTCTATTTTCGGAAACGTTGGGAAATCGATGGCGATCATTTTACTTGTACTACAAGTAGCAGGATCGGGCGGTACGTTCCCAATTCAAATGACACCACCATTCTTCCAAGCGATTTATCCGTTCTTGCCATTCACATATGCTATTAGTGCAATTCGTGAAACAGTAGGTGGAATGCTTTGGGATATAGTAACTAGAGATTTACTTGTGTTAAGTGCTTTCGTAGTAATCATGGTTGTGGCTGCATTATTACTGAAAACACCAATTAACAAATCAAGTGAAAAGTTTGTTGAGAACGCAAAAGGAAGTAAAATTATTCATTAA
- a CDS encoding endonuclease/exonuclease/phosphatase family protein, producing MKLLTLNCHSWQEENQIEKIKYLAKAIQEEDYDVIALQEVSQSIQAENVCGNKKKDNFGLLLLEELRALNVKEYNIIWDFSHIGYDVYEEGLAIITKHNIVKEDTFFVSENKDTTYWKTRKIVSATIAYNDKNITFYSCHLGWWNDEEESFKDQVDRLMERVNSNELSFLMGDFNNNARLEGEGYEYTMQKGLYDTYELAIEKDEGTTVQGEIAGWDENKQNLRIDLILSNQSKTVNSSKVIFNGTNRNVISDHFGVEVQLDI from the coding sequence ATGAAATTGCTAACTTTAAATTGTCACTCTTGGCAAGAAGAGAATCAAATTGAAAAAATAAAGTATCTTGCTAAAGCAATTCAAGAAGAAGATTATGATGTGATCGCATTGCAAGAAGTAAGTCAGTCTATACAAGCTGAAAATGTATGCGGTAACAAGAAAAAAGATAATTTTGGACTTTTACTGCTAGAAGAGTTAAGAGCATTAAATGTAAAAGAATACAATATTATTTGGGATTTCTCTCATATTGGATATGATGTGTACGAAGAAGGATTAGCAATTATAACAAAGCACAACATTGTAAAGGAAGATACGTTCTTTGTCTCAGAAAATAAGGATACAACGTATTGGAAAACACGCAAAATTGTAAGTGCAACAATTGCTTATAATGATAAGAATATAACGTTTTATTCTTGCCATCTAGGTTGGTGGAATGATGAAGAAGAATCATTCAAAGACCAAGTTGATCGTTTAATGGAGCGTGTAAATAGCAATGAACTTTCCTTCTTAATGGGTGATTTTAATAACAATGCTCGTTTGGAAGGAGAGGGTTATGAGTATACGATGCAAAAAGGTTTATATGACACATATGAACTAGCGATAGAGAAGGATGAAGGAACAACTGTCCAAGGAGAGATTGCTGGTTGGGATGAAAATAAACAAAACTTACGAATTGACCTAATATTAAGCAATCAAAGTAAAACAGTTAATTCTTCAAAAGTCATTTTTAATGGAACAAATCGAAATGTAATTTCTGATCATTTCGGTGTAGAAGTACAATTAGATATATAA
- a CDS encoding methyl-accepting chemotaxis protein gives MKKYWHKLSFLQKNVLLTVLVILTLVGSMGALSFNMFQNSMMSIFERHSFETGDTVLHKLDAEIVRDVAKDPTAEREKREKLTEKLDESTEELSSVGQTYIVGAKENEKGELQIVDLSTDLANVVEVKPGDYYKQPDLWMKAYDKVMSTKKANMTVVYEDALGSWVTILEPIKDGEDNIVAIVAADVDASIVPITKEKFIIQGLMFICISVLIATFIQFLIVRNSLAPLQDLREGLRKVGEGDLSIELVERQDDIGIINSYFNNTIEKFKGIIDKVKQTAEQVSSSSKELSVSTKENSMAVQEIVSSMVELRAGAQSQETSVPQYLGIVYEMEDKMEEITNAAKQMAKESEGIEHHSGKGNGVIKQAINQMNIIQNAVQDLSSIIYSLEARSKEISDIVTEITGISNQTNSLALHATIEASRAEETGEGFAVVADEVRKLAEQTEASAKDIAKLIGETQAGTEEAVVSMQKASKEVESGTKLVESSGAFFEKISKSAQTVTNQVRAVSSNSNDILQNSQNIVRVVNELSLIANKYANSSSNVQESMKEQEMSVQDIAELASSLSWLSQELQELIGEFKS, from the coding sequence ATGAAAAAATATTGGCATAAGTTATCGTTTCTTCAAAAGAATGTATTGTTAACTGTATTAGTTATTTTGACGCTTGTTGGTAGTATGGGGGCGTTAAGTTTTAACATGTTTCAAAATAGTATGATGTCTATATTCGAAAGGCATTCTTTTGAAACAGGAGATACGGTATTACATAAATTAGACGCAGAAATAGTGAGAGATGTTGCAAAAGATCCAACGGCAGAAAGAGAAAAGAGAGAGAAGTTAACAGAGAAATTAGATGAATCAACGGAAGAATTGAGCAGTGTTGGACAAACGTATATTGTTGGAGCAAAAGAAAATGAAAAAGGTGAGTTACAAATCGTCGACTTGTCTACAGACTTAGCAAATGTTGTTGAAGTAAAGCCGGGGGACTATTATAAACAACCAGATCTTTGGATGAAAGCATATGATAAGGTAATGAGCACGAAAAAAGCAAACATGACAGTAGTATATGAAGACGCATTAGGATCATGGGTAACGATATTAGAGCCAATTAAAGATGGAGAAGATAATATTGTGGCAATTGTTGCAGCCGATGTAGATGCCTCTATTGTTCCTATTACAAAGGAAAAATTCATTATACAAGGTTTAATGTTTATTTGTATTTCAGTTTTAATTGCAACTTTTATTCAATTCTTGATTGTACGTAATTCACTTGCTCCATTACAAGATTTACGTGAAGGATTACGTAAAGTGGGTGAAGGAGATTTAAGTATTGAATTAGTGGAAAGGCAAGATGATATCGGTATTATTAATTCGTATTTTAATAACACAATTGAGAAGTTTAAAGGAATTATAGATAAAGTGAAGCAGACAGCAGAACAGGTTTCCTCATCTTCAAAAGAATTGTCAGTGAGTACGAAAGAGAATAGCATGGCAGTTCAAGAAATCGTAAGTTCTATGGTTGAGTTAAGAGCTGGCGCCCAGTCACAAGAAACTTCAGTACCACAGTATTTAGGTATTGTATATGAAATGGAAGATAAGATGGAAGAGATAACGAATGCTGCAAAACAAATGGCGAAAGAGTCTGAAGGTATAGAGCATCATTCAGGAAAAGGAAATGGTGTTATTAAACAGGCGATTAATCAAATGAACATAATACAAAATGCAGTACAAGATTTATCTTCTATTATTTATTCTTTGGAAGCAAGATCAAAAGAAATTAGTGATATTGTAACTGAAATTACAGGTATTTCAAATCAAACTAATTCGCTAGCTTTACATGCTACTATTGAAGCTTCACGTGCTGAGGAAACTGGAGAGGGATTTGCCGTTGTTGCTGATGAAGTGCGTAAATTAGCAGAGCAGACGGAAGCATCAGCAAAAGATATAGCAAAATTAATTGGGGAAACACAAGCTGGAACGGAAGAAGCTGTTGTTTCAATGCAAAAAGCTTCAAAAGAAGTAGAATCAGGAACTAAACTTGTTGAAAGTAGTGGTGCTTTCTTTGAAAAAATTTCGAAATCAGCACAAACTGTTACAAATCAAGTTAGAGCTGTTTCTAGCAATTCAAATGATATATTGCAAAATAGCCAAAATATTGTTCGTGTTGTAAATGAACTATCACTTATCGCAAATAAGTATGCGAATAGTAGTAGTAATGTTCAAGAAAGTATGAAAGAACAGGAAATGTCTGTACAAGATATTGCTGAATTAGCTAGTTCTTTAAGTTGGCTTTCACAGGAGTTACAAGAGTTAATTGGGGAATTCAAAAGTTAA
- a CDS encoding MTH1187 family thiamine-binding protein, giving the protein MSQQVTISFSVVPQAKNKDVYSVVDKAIEVVQQSGVRYEVGAMETTLEGELDVLLDVIKRAQQACVDAGAEEVITSIKIHYRPSTGVTIDEKVWKYRDEYAKPEAI; this is encoded by the coding sequence ATGTCACAACAAGTTACAATTTCATTTTCAGTAGTACCACAAGCGAAGAATAAAGATGTGTATTCCGTTGTTGATAAAGCAATTGAAGTTGTACAACAATCGGGGGTTCGTTATGAAGTAGGGGCAATGGAAACAACGTTGGAAGGAGAATTAGATGTACTTCTTGACGTCATTAAACGCGCGCAACAAGCTTGCGTCGATGCTGGAGCAGAAGAAGTAATCACTTCTATTAAAATTCACTATCGTCCAAGTACGGGCGTAACGATTGACGAAAAAGTTTGGAAGTACCGTGATGAATATGCAAAACCAGAAGCGATCTAA
- the thiE gene encoding thiamine phosphate synthase: protein MSRITKAEMSRLLSVYFIMGSNNCTKEPLQVLRDALEGGITIFQFREKGEGALTGEKRIDFAKELQALCKEYGVPFIVNDDVELALELDADGVHVGQDDEGIISVREKMGDKIIGVSAHTIEEARWAIENGADYLGVGPIFPTSTKKDTKAVQGTKGLTHFREQGIMMPIVGIGGITIENTASVIEAGADGVSVISAISLAESAYESTRELSEEVNKSL, encoded by the coding sequence ATGTCGCGTATTACAAAGGCTGAAATGTCTAGATTATTATCGGTATATTTTATTATGGGAAGTAACAATTGTACGAAGGAGCCACTACAAGTATTGAGAGATGCACTTGAAGGCGGTATAACAATTTTTCAATTTCGTGAAAAGGGAGAAGGGGCTTTAACGGGAGAGAAACGTATTGATTTTGCGAAAGAACTACAAGCGCTTTGCAAGGAGTACGGTGTACCATTCATCGTAAATGATGATGTGGAACTAGCCCTCGAGTTAGATGCAGATGGTGTTCATGTTGGACAAGATGATGAAGGAATTATATCTGTTCGTGAAAAGATGGGAGATAAAATTATTGGTGTATCTGCCCATACAATTGAAGAAGCACGCTGGGCAATTGAAAACGGAGCTGATTATTTAGGTGTTGGCCCTATTTTCCCAACGAGTACGAAAAAAGATACGAAAGCAGTTCAAGGAACGAAAGGTTTAACCCACTTTAGAGAACAAGGAATTATGATGCCGATTGTTGGTATCGGTGGGATTACGATTGAAAATACCGCTTCGGTTATAGAAGCCGGTGCGGATGGTGTCTCTGTTATTTCTGCGATTAGTTTAGCGGAATCTGCTTATGAAAGTACGAGGGAATTATCTGAAGAAGTAAATAAAAGTTTGTAG
- the topB gene encoding DNA topoisomerase III — MAKSIVIAEKPSVARDIARVLKCDKKGNGYLEGSKYIVTWALGHLVTLADPESYDVKYKKWDLEDLPMLPERLKLTVIKQTGKQFNAVKSQLIRKDVNEIIIATDAGREGELVARWIIDKVKMQKPIKRLWISSVTDKAIKDGFANLKPGKAYENLYASAVARSEADWYIGLNATRALTTRFNAQLNCGRVQTPTVAMIASREDEIKHFKAQTFYGIEAQTAERLKLTWQDTKGNSRSFNKEKTDAIVNKISKQNATVVDIDKKQKKSFAPGLYDLTELQRDANKIFGYSAKETLNIMQKLYEQHKVLTYPRTDSRYISSDIVGTLPERLKACGVGEYRPLAHKVLQKPVKSNKSFVDDSKVSDHHAIIPTESYVNFSAFTDKERKIYDLVVKRFLAVLFPVFEYEQLTLRTKIGDETFIARGKTILHAGWKEVYENRFEDDDAIDDVKEQILPRIEKGDTLNIKLIVQTSGQTKAPARFNEATLLSAMENPTKYMDTQNKQLADTLKSTGGLGTVATRADIIDKLFNSFLLEKRGKDIHITSKGRQLLDLVPEELKSPTLTGEWEQKLEAIAKGKLKKEVFISEMKNYTKEIVAEIKSSDKKYKHDNISTKSCPDCGKPMLEVNGKKGKMLVCQDRECGHRKNVSRTTNARCPQCKKKLELRGEGAGQIFACKCGYREKLSTFQERRKKESGSKADKRDVQKYMKQQNKEEEPLNNPFAEALKKLKFD, encoded by the coding sequence ATGGCAAAAAGTATTGTAATTGCTGAAAAACCTTCTGTTGCACGTGATATCGCACGTGTACTGAAATGTGATAAAAAAGGAAACGGCTATCTTGAAGGTAGTAAATATATTGTTACTTGGGCTTTAGGCCATCTCGTTACATTAGCTGATCCAGAAAGCTATGATGTGAAATATAAAAAGTGGGATTTAGAAGATTTACCAATGCTACCTGAGCGTTTAAAACTAACAGTTATTAAACAAACAGGGAAACAGTTTAACGCTGTGAAAAGTCAGCTTATTAGAAAAGATGTAAATGAAATCATTATAGCTACTGACGCCGGTCGTGAGGGAGAGTTGGTCGCACGCTGGATTATCGATAAAGTTAAAATGCAGAAACCGATTAAACGTCTATGGATTTCATCTGTTACCGATAAAGCAATTAAAGATGGCTTCGCAAATTTAAAACCAGGAAAAGCATATGAAAATCTATATGCTTCGGCTGTCGCACGTTCAGAGGCTGACTGGTATATCGGGCTTAATGCGACTCGAGCATTAACTACTCGCTTTAATGCCCAACTAAATTGTGGTCGTGTTCAAACACCTACTGTAGCCATGATTGCAAGCCGTGAAGATGAAATCAAACATTTCAAAGCTCAAACTTTCTATGGTATCGAAGCTCAAACAGCTGAGAGATTAAAGCTAACTTGGCAAGATACAAAAGGAAATAGCCGTAGCTTTAATAAAGAAAAAACTGATGCAATCGTGAACAAAATTAGTAAGCAAAATGCTACTGTTGTAGACATTGATAAAAAACAAAAGAAATCGTTCGCTCCTGGTCTTTACGATTTAACTGAGCTACAACGTGATGCGAATAAAATATTTGGTTACTCTGCGAAAGAAACATTAAACATTATGCAAAAATTATATGAACAGCATAAAGTTTTAACGTACCCTCGTACAGATTCACGCTATATTTCATCTGATATTGTCGGAACACTTCCAGAGCGTCTGAAGGCTTGCGGAGTTGGAGAATACCGTCCTTTAGCACATAAAGTATTGCAGAAACCTGTAAAATCTAATAAATCATTTGTTGATGATAGTAAAGTAAGTGATCATCACGCAATTATTCCAACAGAGAGCTATGTAAACTTCTCAGCTTTCACAGATAAAGAGCGTAAAATTTATGACTTAGTTGTAAAACGTTTCTTAGCTGTTTTATTCCCGGTCTTTGAATATGAACAACTAACATTGCGCACGAAAATTGGTGACGAAACGTTCATCGCACGAGGAAAAACGATTTTACATGCTGGTTGGAAAGAGGTTTATGAAAATCGATTTGAAGATGATGATGCAATCGATGATGTAAAAGAACAAATCTTACCTCGCATCGAAAAAGGCGATACATTAAACATAAAACTAATTGTCCAAACATCAGGTCAAACGAAAGCACCTGCACGCTTTAATGAAGCAACATTACTTTCAGCGATGGAAAACCCAACAAAATACATGGATACGCAAAACAAACAACTTGCTGACACGTTAAAGTCAACTGGTGGATTAGGTACTGTAGCAACGCGTGCTGATATTATCGACAAGTTATTCAATTCGTTCTTACTTGAAAAACGTGGTAAAGATATTCATATTACTTCAAAAGGCCGTCAGTTACTTGATTTAGTGCCAGAAGAACTGAAATCTCCTACACTAACTGGTGAATGGGAGCAAAAGTTAGAAGCTATCGCTAAAGGAAAATTAAAGAAAGAAGTATTCATTTCAGAAATGAAGAACTATACGAAAGAAATTGTTGCTGAAATTAAATCGAGTGATAAAAAATATAAACATGACAACATTTCAACGAAGTCTTGTCCAGACTGCGGTAAACCGATGTTAGAAGTAAACGGCAAAAAAGGTAAAATGCTCGTTTGCCAAGACCGTGAGTGTGGTCATCGTAAAAATGTATCTCGTACAACAAACGCTCGTTGTCCGCAATGTAAGAAGAAACTAGAACTACGTGGTGAAGGAGCAGGCCAAATTTTCGCATGTAAATGTGGCTATCGTGAGAAACTTTCTACATTCCAAGAGAGACGTAAAAAAGAATCCGGCAGCAAAGCTGATAAACGTGACGTCCAAAAATATATGAAACAACAGAACAAAGAAGAAGAACCATTAAACAATCCATTCGCAGAAGCATTAAAGAAATTAAAATTTGATTAA